In one window of Eggerthella guodeyinii DNA:
- the purM gene encoding phosphoribosylformylglycinamidine cyclo-ligase translates to MTERITVSATQTDDGPHMPSWMDEDAVTYAQAGVDTAEGARAVEAIKGVVHDTYRPEVVGDIGGFGGLFSIAAAKSMDDPLLVSGTDGVGTKLKVAQLAGKHDTVGIDLVAMCANDILATGAEPLFFLDYVAIGKLKAENVAEIVAGIGEGCKQAGCALIGGEMAEHPGVMDPDDYDLSGFCVGVVDRTKMLDPATVREGDVLIGLASSGLHSNGYSLARKVCVEGKTHYELRIEREELGGASLQDALLEPTRIYVKPVRAVLEACEGAVHALAHITGGGISENLDRALPKTCAAEVDLGTWPVPAIASFVCDAAHLDEAEALKTFNMGLGMVLIVDAARADEVEAALTEAGETAYRVGRIVPGEGEVRYTGDGALYAFGADAEA, encoded by the coding sequence ATGACTGAGAGAATTACCGTAAGCGCGACGCAGACCGACGACGGCCCGCACATGCCCAGCTGGATGGACGAAGACGCGGTGACCTACGCGCAGGCGGGCGTGGACACGGCCGAGGGCGCGCGCGCCGTCGAAGCCATCAAGGGCGTCGTGCACGACACGTACCGTCCCGAGGTGGTGGGCGACATCGGCGGCTTCGGCGGCCTGTTCTCCATCGCGGCGGCCAAGAGCATGGACGACCCGCTGCTGGTCAGCGGCACCGACGGCGTGGGCACGAAGCTCAAGGTGGCGCAGCTGGCCGGCAAGCACGACACGGTGGGCATCGACCTCGTGGCCATGTGCGCGAACGACATCCTCGCCACGGGCGCCGAGCCGCTGTTCTTCCTCGACTACGTGGCCATCGGCAAGCTCAAGGCCGAGAACGTGGCCGAGATCGTGGCGGGCATCGGCGAGGGCTGCAAGCAGGCCGGCTGCGCGCTCATCGGCGGCGAGATGGCCGAGCACCCCGGCGTCATGGACCCCGACGACTACGATCTGTCCGGCTTCTGCGTGGGCGTGGTCGACCGCACGAAGATGCTCGACCCGGCCACCGTGCGCGAGGGCGACGTGCTGATCGGCCTCGCGTCGAGCGGCCTGCATTCCAACGGCTACTCGCTGGCGCGCAAGGTGTGCGTGGAGGGGAAGACCCACTACGAGCTGCGCATCGAGCGCGAGGAGCTGGGCGGCGCGAGCCTCCAGGACGCGCTTCTGGAGCCCACGCGCATCTACGTGAAGCCGGTGCGCGCCGTGCTGGAGGCCTGCGAGGGCGCCGTGCACGCGCTCGCGCACATCACGGGCGGCGGCATCTCCGAGAACCTCGACCGCGCGCTGCCGAAGACCTGCGCCGCCGAGGTGGACCTCGGCACGTGGCCGGTGCCGGCCATCGCGTCGTTCGTGTGCGACGCGGCGCACCTCGACGAGGCCGAGGCGCTCAAGACGTTCAACATGGGCCTCGGCATGGTGCTCATCGTGGACGCGGCGCGTGCCGACGAGGTGGAGGCCGCGCTGACGGAGGCCGGCGAAACCGCGTATCGCGTGGGACGCATCGTGCCCGGCGAGGGCGAGGTCCGCTACACGGGCGACGGCGCGCTGTACGCGTTCGGCGCCGACGCGGAGGCGTAG
- the purN gene encoding phosphoribosylglycinamide formyltransferase — MAEPLKIGVLLSGSGTNLQAIIDAAAEGLPVEIVHVVSSRPDAYGIERAHAAGIPVTALNRDVYADPIEADKRIVETLRNAGADYVVMAGYMRKVTPVLLDAFPDRVLNLHPALLPSFKGAHAIQDAYDAGVKVTGITVHFANEDYDKGPIVAQRAVEVREDDALDDLEARIHEVEHVLYPEVLRLIAEGRVTVGEDRKVHIAPAR, encoded by the coding sequence ATGGCCGAGCCGCTGAAGATCGGGGTGCTGCTGAGCGGCAGCGGCACGAATTTGCAGGCCATCATCGACGCGGCGGCCGAGGGGCTGCCGGTGGAGATCGTGCACGTGGTGTCGTCGCGCCCCGACGCCTACGGCATCGAGCGCGCGCATGCGGCGGGCATCCCGGTTACGGCGCTCAACCGCGACGTGTACGCCGACCCGATCGAGGCCGACAAGCGCATCGTCGAGACGCTGCGCAACGCCGGCGCGGACTACGTGGTGATGGCGGGCTACATGCGCAAGGTGACGCCGGTGCTGCTGGACGCGTTCCCCGACCGCGTGCTGAACCTGCACCCGGCGTTGCTGCCCTCGTTCAAGGGCGCGCACGCCATCCAGGACGCCTACGACGCGGGCGTGAAGGTGACGGGCATCACCGTCCACTTCGCGAACGAGGACTACGACAAGGGCCCCATCGTGGCGCAGCGCGCCGTGGAGGTGCGCGAGGACGACGCCCTCGACGACCTCGAGGCCCGCATCCACGAGGTCGAGCACGTCCTGTACCCCGAGGTGCTGCGCCTCATAGCCGAAGGCCGCGTCACCGTAGGCGAGGACCGCAAGGTGCATATCGCCCCCGCCCGCTGA
- a CDS encoding XdhC family protein, which translates to MIQPALKQIIADLREGRTPALRVEDFPCFSPEATEGNQHVDPSYLDAVARSLTADDIPTFERALRAMEEGDLAWLGFKIVYDADEAQRNTDNEVTKKYGDAGSADGEPLVFFCNDAKEVVAARPYSPRDLFQMKDVTRGPSMHNEQFEGLTWASVPLFDQVHVWLLGASDAASEVAALADHVGFAVTVVDYDPAYVSEARFPRAKRIVLEGGNFDALDELDAAPEDYVCVLTRGHMFDPEGCVWAAKHHVHYVGMMGCAGKNDRVHELVLDSGATEEDWERVKRPIGLKFGAKTPAELAIAIVAELVDVRYRQRYSAEARERHEKSLGR; encoded by the coding sequence ATGATCCAACCCGCGCTCAAGCAGATCATCGCCGACCTCCGCGAGGGCCGCACGCCCGCCCTGCGCGTCGAGGACTTCCCGTGCTTCTCGCCCGAGGCGACCGAGGGAAACCAGCATGTGGACCCGTCGTACCTCGACGCGGTGGCGCGCAGCCTCACGGCCGACGACATCCCCACGTTCGAACGCGCCCTGCGCGCGATGGAGGAGGGCGACCTCGCCTGGCTCGGTTTCAAGATCGTCTACGACGCCGACGAGGCCCAGCGCAATACCGACAACGAGGTGACGAAGAAGTACGGCGACGCGGGCTCGGCCGACGGCGAGCCGCTCGTGTTCTTCTGCAACGACGCGAAGGAGGTCGTGGCCGCGCGCCCGTACTCGCCGCGCGACCTGTTCCAGATGAAGGACGTCACGCGCGGCCCCTCGATGCACAACGAGCAGTTCGAGGGCCTCACCTGGGCGAGCGTCCCCCTGTTCGACCAGGTGCACGTCTGGCTGCTCGGCGCGTCCGACGCGGCCAGCGAGGTGGCGGCGCTCGCCGACCACGTGGGCTTCGCGGTGACGGTGGTCGACTACGATCCGGCGTACGTGAGCGAGGCGCGCTTCCCCCGCGCCAAGCGCATCGTGCTCGAGGGCGGCAACTTCGACGCGCTCGACGAGCTCGACGCCGCGCCGGAGGACTACGTGTGCGTGCTCACGCGCGGCCACATGTTCGACCCCGAGGGCTGCGTGTGGGCCGCGAAGCACCACGTGCACTACGTCGGCATGATGGGCTGCGCGGGCAAGAACGACCGCGTGCACGAGCTGGTGCTGGACAGCGGCGCCACCGAGGAGGACTGGGAGCGCGTCAAGCGGCCCATCGGCCTCAAGTTCGGGGCGAAGACGCCCGCCGAGCTGGCCATCGCCATCGTGGCCGAGCTCGTGGACGTGCGCTACCGCCAGCGCTACAGCGCCGAGGCGCGCGAGCGCCACGAGAAGAGCCTCGGTCGCTAG
- a CDS encoding cysteine hydrolase family protein — protein sequence MQNGAYDALIVIDVQTALVEAHPSDEERFIASVGALIEACRCNGVPVVYVLHDGGAGDELERGTDGWQAYAAVAPQGGEPCVGKRFNSAFRRTGLHEMLRSLGAKCLVMCGMQTEFCFDASVKAAFELGFEVTVPREAVTTFDSEFATGDALTAYFEDRIWDGRFAQVKDTASVIEELAAR from the coding sequence ATGCAGAACGGAGCCTACGACGCGCTGATCGTCATCGACGTGCAGACCGCGCTCGTCGAGGCGCACCCTTCCGACGAGGAGCGCTTCATCGCCTCGGTGGGCGCGCTCATCGAGGCGTGCCGCTGCAACGGCGTTCCCGTGGTGTACGTGCTGCACGACGGGGGAGCGGGCGACGAGCTCGAGCGCGGCACGGACGGGTGGCAGGCGTATGCCGCCGTCGCCCCGCAGGGCGGGGAGCCCTGCGTCGGCAAGCGCTTCAACAGCGCGTTTCGGCGCACGGGGCTCCATGAGATGCTGCGGTCCCTCGGCGCGAAGTGCCTCGTCATGTGCGGCATGCAGACGGAGTTCTGCTTCGACGCGTCCGTCAAGGCAGCCTTCGAGCTGGGCTTCGAGGTGACGGTGCCGCGCGAGGCCGTCACCACCTTCGACAGCGAGTTCGCGACGGGCGACGCCCTCACCGCCTACTTCGAAGACCGCATATGGGACGGCCGCTTCGCCCAGGTGAAAGACACGGCTTCCGTGATCGAGGAGCTTGCCGCTCGCTGA
- the purH gene encoding bifunctional phosphoribosylaminoimidazolecarboxamide formyltransferase/IMP cyclohydrolase, whose amino-acid sequence MSNPKVKRVLVSVTDKSGVADFARALVDEFGAEIISTGGTARALKDAGVPVTPIDDVTQFPEMMDGRVKTLHPRVHGGLLAKRDNEAHMAQAAEHGIEMIDMVVVNLYAFEKTVESGADFGTCIENIDIGGPSMLRSAAKNFESVAVVTRPENYDAILAEMRANDGATLRDTRAKLALDVFETTAAYDGAIAAWMGAQLEGEGDVKFPADRCLRLTKVQDLRYGENPHQSAAFYRRDDYADAPHSLAHAKQHQGKELSYNNYLDLDAAWTAVREFDEPACVIVKHLTPCGVCQNDDLVEAYQRAHACDPVSAYGGVMAFNRPVTSDVVVAIFDNKQFVEAIIAPEFAGDALDMYSAKKNARLLSTGGVNPAGGEVEYRAVEGGLLCQDSDAVAEDRATFTVPTKRQPTEEELAELLFAWKVCKSIKSNAISITKGHATIGVGGGQPNRVNSARIAVEQAGEEAKGAVAASDAFFPFRDGLDALAEAGVTAVIEPGGSIRDEEVIAAADEHGIALVFTGHRHFRH is encoded by the coding sequence ATGAGCAATCCTAAGGTCAAGCGCGTGCTCGTGTCCGTCACGGACAAGAGCGGCGTTGCGGACTTCGCCCGCGCGCTCGTCGACGAGTTCGGGGCGGAAATCATCTCGACGGGCGGCACCGCCCGCGCGCTCAAGGACGCCGGCGTGCCGGTCACGCCCATCGACGACGTGACGCAGTTCCCCGAGATGATGGACGGCCGCGTGAAGACGCTGCACCCGCGCGTGCACGGCGGGCTTCTGGCCAAGCGCGACAACGAGGCGCACATGGCCCAGGCGGCCGAGCACGGCATCGAGATGATCGACATGGTGGTGGTGAACCTCTACGCCTTCGAGAAGACGGTCGAGAGCGGCGCCGACTTCGGCACCTGCATCGAGAATATCGACATCGGCGGCCCGTCCATGCTGCGCTCCGCGGCCAAGAACTTCGAGAGCGTGGCCGTGGTCACGCGTCCCGAAAACTACGATGCCATCCTGGCCGAGATGCGCGCCAACGACGGCGCCACCCTGCGCGACACGCGCGCCAAGCTGGCGCTCGACGTGTTCGAGACCACGGCGGCCTACGACGGCGCCATCGCCGCGTGGATGGGCGCCCAGCTTGAGGGCGAGGGCGACGTGAAGTTCCCGGCCGATCGCTGCTTGCGTCTCACGAAGGTGCAGGACCTGCGCTACGGCGAGAACCCGCACCAGAGCGCCGCGTTCTACCGCCGCGACGACTACGCCGACGCCCCGCACAGCCTGGCCCACGCCAAGCAGCACCAGGGCAAGGAACTGTCCTACAACAACTACCTCGACCTCGACGCGGCCTGGACGGCCGTGCGCGAGTTCGACGAGCCGGCCTGCGTCATCGTCAAGCACCTCACGCCGTGCGGCGTGTGCCAGAACGACGACCTCGTCGAGGCCTACCAGCGTGCGCACGCGTGCGACCCGGTGAGCGCCTACGGCGGCGTCATGGCGTTCAACCGCCCCGTCACCTCCGACGTGGTGGTGGCCATCTTCGACAACAAGCAGTTCGTCGAGGCCATCATCGCCCCCGAGTTCGCGGGCGACGCGCTCGACATGTACAGCGCCAAGAAGAACGCGCGCCTGCTGTCCACGGGCGGCGTGAACCCGGCCGGCGGGGAGGTGGAGTACCGCGCCGTCGAGGGCGGCCTCCTGTGCCAGGATTCCGACGCCGTGGCCGAGGACCGCGCGACGTTCACGGTGCCCACGAAGCGCCAGCCCACCGAGGAGGAGCTCGCCGAGCTGCTGTTCGCGTGGAAGGTGTGCAAGTCCATCAAGTCGAACGCCATCTCCATCACGAAGGGCCATGCGACCATCGGCGTGGGCGGCGGCCAGCCGAACCGCGTGAACTCCGCCCGCATCGCCGTCGAGCAGGCGGGCGAGGAAGCCAAGGGCGCCGTGGCGGCGTCCGACGCGTTCTTCCCGTTCCGCGACGGCCTCGACGCGCTGGCCGAGGCCGGCGTGACGGCCGTCATCGAGCCGGGCGGCTCCATCCGCGACGAGGAAGTGATCGCCGCCGCCGACGAGCACGGCATCGCGCTCGTGTTCACCGGTCACCGCCACTTCCGCCACTAG
- a CDS encoding cytochrome c3 family protein — translation MKQSQRTRARRAACATVAALATAALCCLGACAPQQTSDGGARDDAKNNAPAVDVAWSMDGDCGTCHATERGSYDSSACEASQHKDVACAQCHGDEATLAAVHEGKTASDKMPTRLKKTSVEDATCFSCHYGDRAGLVAATDGSVVLTDSEGTERNPHDLEGVAEHEAIACGDCHNMHSDEDIQERAMNECLSCHHEGVFACYTCHD, via the coding sequence ATGAAGCAATCGCAAAGAACGCGAGCACGGCGGGCCGCGTGCGCAACCGTTGCGGCGTTGGCGACGGCGGCGCTCTGCTGCCTGGGCGCGTGCGCGCCTCAGCAAACGTCGGACGGGGGCGCGCGCGACGACGCGAAGAACAACGCGCCGGCCGTCGATGTGGCGTGGTCGATGGACGGGGACTGCGGCACGTGCCATGCCACGGAGCGGGGCAGCTACGACAGCTCCGCCTGCGAGGCGTCGCAGCACAAGGACGTCGCCTGCGCGCAGTGCCACGGCGACGAAGCGACGCTCGCTGCCGTGCACGAAGGCAAAACCGCTTCGGACAAGATGCCCACGCGCCTCAAGAAGACGAGCGTGGAAGACGCCACGTGCTTCAGCTGCCATTACGGCGACCGCGCGGGGCTCGTCGCCGCCACCGACGGCTCGGTGGTCCTGACCGACTCCGAGGGCACCGAGCGCAACCCGCACGATCTCGAAGGCGTGGCCGAGCACGAAGCCATCGCCTGCGGCGATTGCCACAACATGCACAGCGACGAAGACATCCAAGAGCGCGCCATGAACGAATGCCTGAGCTGCCATCACGAGGGCGTCTTCGCCTGCTACACCTGTCACGACTGA
- a CDS encoding FAD-dependent oxidoreductase, with translation MGATENLSRRHFIQGLGLVSAGAVATGLMGCSSGAPAGDKAAASDAAWDKETDILVVGSGYAGLCAAIEAAQAGAEVVLLEKNTVYGGNSILCAGNAQFGGGNVVQKAAGIEDTPQRFYDDIFAYGKHRAVPELLQTFIDHANECVDWLQDDLGIVFKEKVTQNEGHDVPCSLTPDKSDAYPGSGGISYWYVMYERASDLGVEMLLEHQATSFIQQEDGTVIGLEVEAEGATKRFKARQAVIMGSGGWKSNEAMRLNYDPRLDADLSAGGLPYVQTTGELTNAAVNIGAGTRDMSYVCEFRFKWGTRFYQVWDPVDIENPPSTGVGMSINDFSNVMLVKADGTRFVDENAALVYPQEPFYESYLNQAAPRAVWALVDAAGAEALKWDVEKLKSPAEDKAPYLNPDYVAVADDLDALAKRIGVPADALKAQVERYNGFASAGTDDEFGKEGMTAPLATAPFCAVKMQFFAHDQMGGLVANTKAQVCKRSEHAGPDPVKLDDQEIIPHLYAAGECVGGYVGCDRGHGKISMYMVYGRIAGQNAAAETPVA, from the coding sequence ATGGGAGCAACCGAAAACCTGTCGCGTCGTCATTTCATCCAAGGTCTGGGACTCGTCTCCGCGGGAGCGGTGGCGACGGGGCTCATGGGCTGCTCGAGCGGCGCGCCGGCGGGCGACAAAGCGGCGGCAAGCGACGCGGCCTGGGACAAGGAAACCGACATCCTCGTGGTGGGCAGCGGGTACGCCGGGCTGTGCGCCGCCATCGAGGCCGCGCAGGCGGGCGCGGAGGTGGTACTGCTGGAGAAGAACACCGTGTACGGCGGCAACTCCATTCTGTGCGCGGGCAACGCCCAGTTCGGCGGCGGCAACGTCGTGCAGAAGGCGGCGGGCATCGAGGACACGCCGCAGCGCTTCTACGACGACATCTTCGCCTACGGCAAGCATCGCGCCGTGCCCGAGCTGCTGCAGACGTTCATCGACCATGCGAACGAATGCGTCGACTGGCTGCAGGACGACCTGGGCATCGTGTTCAAGGAGAAGGTGACGCAGAACGAGGGGCATGACGTTCCGTGCTCGCTCACGCCCGACAAGAGCGACGCGTACCCCGGCAGCGGCGGCATCTCGTACTGGTACGTCATGTACGAGCGCGCCAGCGACCTGGGCGTCGAGATGCTGCTCGAGCATCAGGCCACGAGCTTCATCCAGCAGGAAGACGGCACGGTCATCGGCCTCGAGGTCGAGGCCGAGGGCGCCACAAAGCGCTTCAAGGCGCGCCAGGCCGTCATCATGGGCAGCGGCGGTTGGAAGTCGAACGAGGCCATGCGCCTGAACTACGACCCGCGCCTCGATGCCGACCTGTCCGCCGGCGGCCTGCCCTACGTGCAGACGACGGGCGAGCTGACGAACGCCGCCGTCAACATCGGCGCGGGCACGCGCGACATGTCGTACGTGTGCGAGTTTCGCTTCAAGTGGGGCACCCGCTTCTACCAGGTGTGGGACCCGGTGGATATCGAGAACCCGCCCTCGACGGGCGTCGGCATGAGCATCAACGACTTCTCCAACGTGATGCTGGTGAAGGCCGACGGTACGCGCTTCGTGGACGAGAACGCCGCGCTCGTGTACCCGCAGGAGCCGTTCTACGAGTCGTACCTGAACCAGGCCGCGCCGCGCGCGGTGTGGGCGCTCGTGGACGCCGCCGGCGCCGAGGCGCTCAAGTGGGATGTCGAGAAGCTCAAGTCTCCCGCGGAGGACAAGGCCCCCTACCTCAACCCCGACTACGTGGCCGTCGCCGACGACCTCGACGCGCTGGCGAAGCGGATCGGCGTGCCGGCCGACGCGCTCAAGGCGCAGGTGGAGCGGTACAACGGCTTCGCGAGCGCCGGAACGGACGACGAATTCGGCAAGGAGGGCATGACGGCGCCGCTCGCCACGGCCCCGTTCTGCGCGGTGAAGATGCAGTTCTTCGCGCACGACCAGATGGGCGGTCTCGTGGCCAACACGAAGGCGCAGGTGTGCAAGCGTTCCGAGCATGCGGGCCCCGACCCCGTCAAGCTCGACGATCAGGAGATCATCCCGCATCTGTACGCGGCCGGCGAATGCGTGGGCGGCTACGTGGGATGCGATCGCGGCCACGGCAAGATCAGCATGTACATGGTGTACGGCCGCATCGCCGGTCAGAACGCCGCCGCCGAGACGCCGGTCGCCTAA
- a CDS encoding helix-turn-helix transcriptional regulator, translated as MNSPKRFAMEALVAVLFACFLSTSLFVRQDGASGLVLAHYTSRIVEIAACFLIAFVARGSRINPFRLYQAGAGAFAAYLAFEGCKVLLPPGLFNGQAVLLDACSGFFNGILIACMVLLFARAFCSLPARHALVLIPLSWACSHLVFLGSYLLPPAHVHAVETLLLLASGAGLRLALGHLIPDAAFEGIVAPRRETLAMVPLLKSNRYFSLYFGMLVFPFFYGLMAQICADANISSGLFDVSTEIVGIVILVLLAMSAPLQKSGLDAEGIFVIVLPVFATALLFFPLFWDREVFVSGFIMKCGFLVYTSLMWIHLQRLTSKAPDKCFFFFGIALGLYHLALMAGRFFAYALNAYTVLSDQTIAVAALFAIWLLSMAALVMLFAHRRRREPSAAPTPATSFDAAFARFADEQGLSERERLVTREFARGRTVAHIADELVVSQETVKTHLKRAYAKTGCHSRQDLIDRIDAIAGEKAAG; from the coding sequence ATGAATAGTCCGAAACGTTTCGCCATGGAAGCGCTCGTCGCCGTGCTGTTCGCCTGCTTCCTGTCCACGAGCCTGTTCGTGCGGCAAGACGGGGCGAGCGGCCTCGTGCTCGCGCACTACACGAGCCGCATCGTCGAGATCGCGGCGTGCTTCCTGATCGCCTTCGTCGCGCGCGGCTCCCGCATCAACCCGTTTCGCCTGTACCAGGCGGGCGCGGGCGCGTTCGCGGCGTACCTCGCGTTCGAGGGTTGCAAGGTTCTGCTGCCTCCCGGCCTCTTCAACGGCCAAGCCGTGCTGCTCGATGCGTGCTCGGGCTTCTTCAACGGCATCCTCATCGCCTGCATGGTGCTGCTGTTCGCCCGCGCGTTCTGCTCGCTTCCGGCGCGCCACGCCCTCGTGCTCATCCCGCTGTCCTGGGCGTGCTCGCATCTCGTCTTCCTGGGCAGCTACCTCCTTCCCCCGGCGCACGTCCACGCCGTCGAAACGCTCTTGCTGCTGGCATCGGGCGCAGGGCTTCGCCTCGCCCTCGGGCACCTCATCCCCGACGCCGCCTTCGAGGGGATCGTGGCGCCGCGCAGGGAAACGCTCGCCATGGTGCCGCTGCTCAAGTCGAACCGGTACTTCTCGCTGTACTTCGGCATGCTCGTGTTCCCGTTCTTCTACGGGCTCATGGCCCAGATATGCGCCGACGCGAACATCAGCTCGGGGCTGTTCGACGTATCGACCGAGATCGTGGGCATCGTGATCCTCGTGCTGCTGGCGATGAGCGCGCCGTTGCAGAAGAGCGGGCTCGACGCCGAAGGCATCTTCGTGATCGTCCTGCCCGTGTTCGCCACGGCGTTGTTGTTCTTCCCGCTGTTCTGGGATCGCGAGGTGTTCGTGTCGGGATTCATCATGAAGTGCGGGTTCCTCGTCTACACCTCGCTCATGTGGATTCACCTGCAACGGCTGACCAGCAAGGCGCCCGACAAGTGCTTCTTCTTTTTCGGCATCGCGCTGGGGCTGTACCATCTGGCGCTCATGGCCGGGCGTTTCTTCGCCTATGCGCTGAACGCCTATACCGTGCTGTCGGACCAGACCATCGCCGTTGCGGCGCTGTTCGCCATCTGGCTGCTGTCCATGGCGGCGCTCGTCATGCTGTTCGCCCATCGGCGCCGCAGGGAGCCGAGCGCCGCGCCTACGCCCGCGACCAGCTTCGATGCGGCTTTCGCGCGGTTCGCCGACGAGCAGGGGCTGTCCGAGCGCGAGCGCCTCGTAACCCGGGAGTTCGCGCGCGGGCGCACGGTGGCGCACATCGCCGACGAGCTGGTGGTGTCGCAGGAGACCGTGAAGACGCACCTCAAGCGCGCTTATGCGAAGACGGGCTGCCACAGCCGCCAGGACCTCATCGACCGGATCGACGCCATCGCAGGCGAGAAGGCGGCCGGGTAA
- a CDS encoding J domain-containing protein produces MKKSEALDILGLSDGATDDAVKQAHRKLVIAHHPDKFPLGSKEREDAEEFTKRINEARDVLLNRSWTPEFDPRRDPRPYANPYAHPSGTPNPGAGDPFAGWPFGQAPGQGQGQTTYVWTSWDEPRSGAAGAGGGQPFDPFDPFAPFRASAEPRKTPQEAFDEVKRELGRESLVVVGKVALLAVSALVGTVATGLFLYVMISIVYGLWKRFGSCLIGLIVPLVLFGAPLVFIIAPRQGAVTAGLAVAFLFAVLFDVVNVRNLVRTLRVARRVAS; encoded by the coding sequence ATGAAAAAATCCGAAGCGCTCGACATCCTGGGGCTATCCGACGGCGCGACCGACGACGCGGTCAAACAGGCCCACCGCAAGCTGGTGATCGCGCATCATCCCGACAAGTTCCCGCTGGGATCGAAGGAGCGCGAAGACGCCGAGGAGTTCACGAAGCGCATCAACGAGGCGCGCGACGTGCTGCTCAACCGCTCGTGGACGCCCGAGTTCGACCCGCGCCGCGACCCGCGGCCCTACGCGAACCCTTACGCCCACCCCTCCGGCACCCCGAACCCCGGCGCGGGCGACCCCTTCGCCGGCTGGCCCTTCGGCCAAGCGCCCGGCCAGGGGCAGGGCCAAACCACCTACGTGTGGACGTCGTGGGACGAGCCGCGCTCCGGCGCCGCCGGCGCGGGCGGCGGCCAGCCGTTCGACCCCTTCGACCCGTTCGCGCCCTTCCGCGCGTCGGCCGAGCCGCGCAAGACTCCGCAGGAAGCCTTCGACGAAGTGAAGCGAGAGCTCGGCCGCGAGAGCCTCGTCGTGGTCGGCAAGGTGGCGCTTTTGGCGGTGTCGGCGCTGGTGGGAACCGTGGCCACCGGGCTGTTCCTGTACGTGATGATCTCCATCGTCTACGGGTTGTGGAAGCGCTTCGGCTCCTGCCTCATCGGCCTCATCGTCCCGCTCGTGCTGTTCGGCGCGCCGCTCGTGTTCATCATCGCGCCTCGGCAAGGGGCCGTCACCGCGGGGTTGGCCGTGGCGTTTCTGTTCGCCGTGCTGTTCGACGTGGTGAACGTCCGCAACCTCGTGCGCACGCTGCGCGTCGCGCGCCGCGTCGCGTCCTAG